Proteins from a genomic interval of Medicago truncatula cultivar Jemalong A17 chromosome 3, MtrunA17r5.0-ANR, whole genome shotgun sequence:
- the LOC25488905 gene encoding uncharacterized protein, giving the protein MGNLVVTPCFHPQNKKLLSSSSSSSSSLLPSSAKLIFWQGSTRLLNGKHIAGEILLEYPETMVCHADSFFIGHPIPSLDLEDELFQGETYFVLPIHLFSCKTLSVSSLLSFRLHNNDSNNKSTIKFGECPFEYLKDCDGKVLIKVMPEFITRLVNGGDRSGDDCCISSKSSFLCSTPELKKHYEMLVKSKDQVWSPKLETILENKVRLRKERKREKAQPQTVSAR; this is encoded by the coding sequence atgGGAAATTTAGTAGTGACTCCATGCTTTCAtcctcaaaacaaaaaattgttatcttcatcatcatcgtcgTCGTCATCGTTGTTGCCATCGTCAGCTAAGCTTATATTTTGGCAAGGTTCAACGAGATTGCTAAACGGTAAGCACATCGCTGGCGAGATCTTGTTAGAGTACCCGGAGACGATGGTTTGTCATGCTGACTCGTTTTTCATCGGACACCCTATCCCTAGTTTGGATTTAGAAGACGAACTCTTTCAAGGAGAGACTTATTTTGTTCTCCCTATTCATCTCTTTTCATGCAAAACACTCTCAGTTTCTTCACTTTTATCATTTAGATTACATAATAATGATAGTAACAACAAGTCAACAATCAAATTTGGAGAGTGCCCTTTTGAGTATTTGAAGGATTGTGATGGAAAAGTGTTGATAAAGGTTATGCCAGAGTTCATTACAAGGCTTGTTAATGGAGGAGATAGATCAGGGGATGATTGTTGCATTAGTAGTAAAAGTAGCTTCCTTTGTAGTACTCCTGAGTTGAAAAAACATTATGAAATGCTTGTGAAGTCTAAGGATCAGGTTTGGTCTCCTAAGCTTGAAACTATTTTGGAAAATAAGGTTAGACttagaaaggaaagaaaaagagaaaaggcACAACCACAAACTGTGTCTGCTAGATAG
- the LOC112420111 gene encoding uncharacterized protein, which yields MGNLNTWHQNHTQNLEGRLSNVQDWIAFLDVKGEDDDLLLEEIEELHSLSANLCSLSRINTSMQWQKSRLLWLKEGDANSKYFHCIMSYMRRPNSIFSLIVDGTTVEGQCGELTKPFSVEEVKKAIWDCDSFKSPGLDGVYMGFVKGFLSEFRYDFMRFIFYFHRNGKLSKGINNTFIALIPIVECPQRLNDFRPISMVGSLYKVLSKVLSNRL from the exons ATGGGAAACCTGAACACTTGGCATCAGAATCACACTCAAAACCTTGAAGGTCGTTTAAGCAATGTTCAAGATTGGATTGCTTTTCTAGATGTTAAAGGGGAGGACGATGATCTTTTACTAGAAGAAATTGAGGAGCTTCATTCTCTATCAGCAAATTTATGTTCCTTATCACGCATTAACACCAGCATGCAATGGCAGAAATCTAGATTACTTTGGTTGAAAGAGGGCGATGCTAACTCTAAGTATTTTCATTGCATTATGTCCTATATGCGGCGACCAAATTCCATATTTTCTTTGATTGTTGATGGCACTACTGTTGAAG GTCAGTGTGGAGAGCTAACCAAACCTTTTTCAGTTGAGGAAGTTAAGAAAGCTATTTGGGATTGTGACAGTTTCAAAAGTCCTGGACTAGATGGTGTTTATATGGGTTTTGTTAAGGGTTTCTTGTCGGAATTCCGCTATGATTTTATGcgctttatattttattttcacagGAATGGGAAATTGTCAAAAGGTATCAACAATACttttattgctttaattccAATAGTTGAGTGTCCTCAACGCTTGAATGATTTCCGACCAATTTCTATGGTTGGAAGTTTATACAAAGTTCTATCAAAGGTCCTCTCAAATAGATTGTGA